A region from the Acidobacteriota bacterium genome encodes:
- a CDS encoding serine O-acetyltransferase, with protein MAATGDWGRLRRDFHRLRTIKGWSPLRALLDVLCFDAGFQALLLHRLAHAAVSRRIPALPALCRRLSVAFCGVDILPRAEIGGGCLIPHGLGIVIGGTAVLGEDCTLLQGVTLGEARFDELACPKVGDRVTLGARATLLGGIAVGDDAMVAAGAVVLEDVPAGATVAGVPAKELSTRRAS; from the coding sequence GTGGCCGCCACCGGCGACTGGGGCCGCCTGCGCCGGGACTTCCACCGGCTGCGGACGATCAAGGGTTGGAGCCCGCTGCGGGCGCTTCTGGACGTTCTTTGCTTCGACGCCGGCTTTCAGGCGCTGCTGCTGCACCGGCTGGCTCACGCCGCCGTGAGCCGCCGCATCCCCGCCCTGCCAGCGCTCTGCCGCCGCCTTTCCGTCGCCTTCTGTGGCGTCGACATCCTGCCCCGGGCGGAAATCGGCGGCGGCTGCCTCATTCCCCACGGTCTCGGCATCGTCATCGGCGGCACCGCCGTCCTCGGCGAGGATTGCACGCTGCTCCAGGGCGTCACCCTCGGTGAGGCACGCTTCGACGAGCTCGCCTGCCCCAAGGTCGGGGATCGCGTGACCTTGGGGGCCCGGGCTACCCTGTTGGGCGGAATCGCCGTCGGCGACGACGCCATGGTCGCCGCCGGTGCGGTGGTGCTCGAAGACGTCCCCGCCGGCGCCACCGTCGCCGGAGTGCCGGCGAAGGAGCTCAGCACCCGCCGGGCTTCCTGA
- a CDS encoding M14 family zinc carboxypeptidase, with amino-acid sequence MPLQLPIEEVLSTAAAPPVERAQVLGRSRQDRPIHGYRFGSGPLRISLLAGSHADEPVGPELLRRLVSYLDELPITAHPLTAATWYIVPHVNPDGEAANRPWSGELVAAKDHRGEDDQGYDLAAYLEGVSREPPGDDMEWGYPEVSDDGELEDADELRPENLAVTRFLLGAGSPFHLHASLHSMAFAQGPWFLLEPDWVDRTEDMQRQLTERVEAMGYGLHDVDRQGEKGFRRIAPGFSTRPDSRAMAAYFIGRGEAETAALFQPSSMELVRSLGGDPLTLVSEMPLFLVPPPGNEPQPGGSDGPPNPAGGTEPRNRFLAWAQQRLRQLSPQDFRGEAEAYGIRPMPLRDQMRLQLAFLNAGLAAVTADELREQEDGED; translated from the coding sequence ATGCCGCTGCAACTACCCATCGAGGAGGTTCTGTCCACCGCCGCCGCACCGCCGGTGGAGCGAGCCCAGGTGCTCGGCCGGTCGCGTCAGGATCGCCCCATCCACGGCTACCGCTTCGGCTCCGGGCCGTTGCGCATCAGCCTGCTGGCGGGTAGTCACGCCGACGAGCCGGTGGGGCCGGAGCTGCTCCGGCGCCTGGTCAGCTACCTCGACGAGCTCCCCATCACCGCCCACCCCCTCACCGCCGCCACCTGGTACATCGTTCCCCACGTCAACCCCGACGGCGAGGCCGCCAACCGGCCGTGGAGCGGAGAGCTCGTGGCGGCGAAAGACCATCGGGGAGAAGACGATCAAGGCTACGACCTGGCCGCCTACCTGGAAGGGGTCAGCCGGGAACCCCCGGGGGACGACATGGAGTGGGGCTATCCGGAGGTGAGTGACGACGGCGAGCTGGAGGACGCGGACGAGCTGCGGCCGGAGAACCTGGCGGTGACCCGCTTCCTCCTCGGCGCCGGCAGTCCCTTCCACCTCCACGCCAGCCTCCACAGCATGGCCTTTGCCCAGGGACCGTGGTTTCTGCTGGAGCCGGATTGGGTCGATCGGACCGAGGATATGCAGCGGCAGCTGACGGAGCGGGTGGAGGCCATGGGCTACGGCCTCCACGACGTGGACCGTCAGGGCGAGAAGGGTTTCCGGCGCATCGCCCCGGGCTTTTCCACCCGCCCTGACTCCCGGGCCATGGCCGCCTACTTCATCGGCCGCGGCGAAGCGGAAACCGCTGCTCTCTTCCAGCCCTCGTCCATGGAGCTGGTGCGCTCCCTGGGCGGCGATCCCCTGACCCTGGTCTCCGAGATGCCCCTCTTCCTGGTGCCGCCGCCGGGGAACGAACCCCAGCCGGGGGGCTCCGACGGTCCACCCAACCCCGCCGGCGGCACCGAGCCGCGCAATCGATTCCTCGCCTGGGCCCAGCAACGGCTGCGGCAGCTGTCGCCGCAAGACTTTCGCGGCGAAGCGGAAGCCTACGGCATCCGCCCCATGCCCCTGAGAGACCAAATGCGCCTGCAACTGGCCTTCCTCAATGCCGGTCTGGCGGCGGTGACGGCGGACGAGCTCCGGGAGCAGGAAGACGGGGAGGACTGA
- a CDS encoding DUF1295 domain-containing protein → MIYLQSLAAVLAVMIVLWLISLVRRDVSIVDAFWGPGFLLAAGVAHLEGTGYAPRGWLLLALVAVWSLRLGIYLLWRNLDHGEEDYRYRKMRDHWGKSFPLVSLGTIFLFQGVLLWFISLTLQVAVLSDTPQRLTWLDALGVLLWLVGFVFESVGDWQLSRFKADPSNQGKVLDSGLWRYTRHPNYFGDFMVWWGYFCIALATPQGWMTVLSPLVMSIFLLKVSGVALLEKKLSKTRPKYRDYVERTNAFFPGPPKKSTAQSSPESPSDDAA, encoded by the coding sequence ATGATCTATCTCCAATCCCTCGCCGCCGTGCTGGCGGTCATGATCGTGCTCTGGCTGATCAGCCTGGTACGCCGAGACGTCAGCATCGTGGACGCCTTCTGGGGTCCCGGCTTTCTGCTGGCGGCGGGGGTGGCCCATCTGGAGGGCACCGGCTACGCCCCCCGGGGCTGGCTTCTGCTGGCCCTGGTGGCGGTGTGGAGCCTGCGGTTGGGGATTTACCTCTTGTGGCGCAACCTCGACCACGGCGAGGAAGACTACCGCTACCGCAAGATGCGGGATCACTGGGGCAAGAGCTTCCCACTGGTCAGCCTCGGCACCATCTTCCTCTTCCAGGGGGTGTTGCTGTGGTTCATCTCCCTCACGCTGCAGGTAGCGGTCCTCTCGGACACCCCCCAACGGCTCACCTGGCTCGACGCCCTGGGGGTGCTGCTCTGGCTGGTGGGCTTCGTCTTCGAAAGCGTCGGCGACTGGCAGCTGAGCCGTTTCAAGGCGGACCCGTCGAATCAGGGGAAGGTCCTCGATTCCGGTCTGTGGCGCTACACCCGCCATCCCAACTACTTCGGAGACTTCATGGTCTGGTGGGGCTATTTCTGTATCGCCCTGGCCACCCCCCAAGGCTGGATGACGGTGCTCAGCCCCCTGGTCATGAGCATCTTCCTGCTCAAGGTCTCCGGCGTCGCCCTGCTGGAGAAGAAGCTCTCCAAGACCCGGCCCAAGTACCGGGACTACGTCGAACGCACCAACGCTTTCTTCCCCGGTCCACCGAAGAAGTCCACCGCCCAATCCTCTCCGGAATCTCCCTCGGACGACGCCGCCTAG